One genomic region from Paramicrobacterium agarici encodes:
- the ftsE gene encoding cell division ATP-binding protein FtsE produces the protein MIRFDTVTKKYAGNPRPALNGIDLEVQRGEFVFLVGASGSGKSSCLQLILKEQRPSKGSVHVLGHDLGSISNRKVPYFRRNLGVVFQDFRLLTTKTVFQNVAFSLQVIGKSRGFVQEAVPDVLKLVGLDGKGGRMPHELSGGEQQRVAIARAVVNKPQILLADEPTGNLDPATSAGIMQLLERINGNGTTVVMATHEAAIVDRMRRRVVELVDGRIVRDETKGGYGDTASIIDITPLPDRGEQAAKAREEAEEAASTPDTHSVAVPVTVESVPDTDPDAPRASAEHDDTSEHLSLVDRLGLRSANRSNDDEQNVGPTT, from the coding sequence CGGCGAGTTCGTGTTCCTCGTGGGCGCGTCAGGTTCGGGCAAGTCAAGCTGCCTGCAACTGATCCTGAAGGAGCAGCGGCCCTCTAAGGGGTCCGTGCATGTTCTCGGGCACGACCTGGGATCGATTTCGAACCGAAAGGTTCCGTACTTTCGCCGCAACCTCGGTGTCGTGTTTCAGGACTTCCGTCTGCTCACCACAAAGACGGTGTTCCAGAACGTGGCGTTCTCGCTGCAGGTGATCGGCAAGTCGCGCGGGTTCGTGCAAGAGGCGGTTCCCGATGTGCTCAAGCTCGTCGGCCTCGATGGCAAGGGCGGCCGCATGCCCCATGAGCTCTCGGGCGGTGAGCAGCAGCGTGTCGCCATCGCACGTGCAGTCGTGAACAAGCCGCAGATCCTTCTTGCTGACGAGCCGACGGGAAACCTCGACCCGGCAACGAGCGCGGGCATCATGCAGCTGCTTGAACGGATCAACGGAAATGGCACGACCGTGGTCATGGCGACGCACGAAGCAGCAATCGTCGACCGAATGCGCCGTCGAGTTGTCGAACTCGTCGACGGCCGAATCGTGCGCGACGAGACAAAGGGCGGATACGGAGACACCGCGTCGATCATCGATATCACGCCTCTTCCCGATCGTGGCGAGCAAGCAGCGAAGGCGAGAGAGGAAGCCGAAGAAGCGGCTTCGACCCCGGACACGCACTCGGTTGCCGTTCCCGTTACCGTCGAATCGGTACCTGATACCGATCCCGACGCTCCGCGTGCGTCGGCAGAGCACGACGACACCTCGGAGCACCTGTCGCTTGTCGACAGGCTTGGGCTCCGTTCGGCGAACCGCTCCAACGACGATGAGCAGAATGTGGGGCCGACCACATGA
- the smpB gene encoding SsrA-binding protein SmpB: MSKERGEKVVATNRKARHDYLIEDTYEAGLVLWGTEVKALREGRASLVDGYAYIDNGEAWLDAVHIPEYTQGTWTNHSPRRKRKLLLHRQQITRISHKIAPGGYTLIPLKIYFSDGRAKVEIAVAKGKREYDKRQALRERQDKREAERAMALRNRLGE; encoded by the coding sequence GTGTCGAAGGAACGAGGCGAGAAAGTCGTCGCGACAAACCGCAAGGCGCGCCACGACTACCTCATCGAGGACACGTACGAGGCCGGGTTGGTTCTCTGGGGCACCGAAGTGAAGGCCCTCCGGGAGGGGCGTGCCTCGCTCGTGGACGGCTACGCCTACATCGACAACGGCGAAGCATGGCTCGACGCCGTTCACATTCCCGAATACACGCAGGGAACGTGGACGAACCACTCACCGCGGCGCAAACGAAAGCTTCTGCTTCACCGTCAGCAGATCACCCGCATCAGCCACAAAATTGCTCCCGGCGGCTACACGCTCATTCCACTGAAAATCTACTTCTCCGACGGACGTGCGAAAGTCGAAATCGCGGTTGCGAAGGGCAAGCGCGAGTACGACAAGCGCCAGGCGCTGAGGGAGAGGCAGGACAAACGCGAGGCTGAGAGAGCCATGGCGCTGCGTAATCGCCTGGGGGAGTGA
- the ftsX gene encoding permease-like cell division protein FtsX produces MRLNLVLSEALNGLRRNASMVISVILVTFISLTFVGAAALMQMQIGQMKNYWYDRAQVAIYMCTETDAAVDAACAGGAATEEQLADVKAQLEDETLARYIQEYYFEDHEQAYENFAEQFEGNEMTELVTPEQFNQTYWVNLKDPSQSAVLIEAFSDTPGVESVTDQRQYLDQIFSVLNIASYSAIGIAGLMLIAAVLLIATTIRLSAFSRRKEIGIMRLVGASNRFIQTPFILEGVFSAVIGSIIAGGAVVALVHFFVQGYLAPRMLFINFVDVGDSLLVVPLLVLIGILLAALSANFAIKRYLKI; encoded by the coding sequence ATGAGACTCAATCTTGTTCTGTCCGAGGCCCTCAACGGACTGCGGCGCAACGCCTCGATGGTGATCTCGGTCATTCTCGTGACGTTCATCTCACTCACTTTCGTCGGTGCCGCTGCTCTCATGCAGATGCAGATCGGCCAGATGAAGAATTACTGGTACGACCGGGCGCAGGTCGCGATCTACATGTGCACAGAGACCGACGCAGCCGTTGACGCGGCGTGCGCGGGAGGTGCGGCGACAGAAGAGCAGCTTGCAGACGTCAAGGCGCAGCTCGAAGACGAAACGCTCGCTCGGTACATTCAGGAGTACTACTTCGAAGATCACGAACAGGCGTATGAGAACTTCGCTGAGCAGTTCGAGGGCAACGAGATGACGGAGCTCGTCACCCCGGAGCAGTTCAACCAGACGTACTGGGTCAACCTCAAAGACCCGTCGCAGTCCGCCGTCCTCATTGAAGCGTTCTCGGACACGCCTGGCGTCGAGTCAGTGACCGATCAGCGTCAGTATCTCGACCAGATCTTCAGCGTTCTCAATATCGCGAGTTATTCGGCCATCGGCATCGCGGGGCTCATGCTCATTGCCGCGGTGCTCCTCATCGCGACCACCATTCGGCTCTCGGCGTTCTCGCGACGCAAGGAAATCGGCATTATGAGGCTCGTGGGAGCGTCGAACCGCTTCATTCAGACCCCGTTCATCTTGGAGGGCGTGTTCTCGGCCGTCATCGGTTCGATCATCGCCGGGGGAGCAGTGGTGGCGCTCGTGCATTTCTTCGTGCAGGGGTATCTTGCCCCGCGAATGCTCTTCATCAATTTTGTCGACGTTGGCGACTCGCTCCTCGTCGTTCCGCTCCTCGTCCTCATCGGCATCCTTCTTGCCGCGTTGAGCGCGAATTTCGCGATCAAGCGATACCTCAAGATCTAG
- a CDS encoding inositol monophosphatase family protein — translation MTASLSDDLTLALALADAADAISLARFRAADLTISTKPDRTHVTDADLAVEEALRGLLTVERPDDGILGEEFGTEGSTRRQWIIDPIDGTANFLRGVPNWATLIALAIDGTPVVGVASAPAFRRRWWAARGSGAWLAENETEPRRLSVSGVADLGDASLSFQSIGQWRDAGYLDSLLDLSGAVWRDRAYGDMWSYGLLAEGLVDVVAEFDVKEYDIAPFAVIVEEAGGRFSAIDGSESISQRSSLATNGLLHEAVVARIEHSHTGS, via the coding sequence GTGACCGCTTCTCTCTCCGATGACCTGACGCTGGCCCTTGCTCTCGCGGATGCTGCAGACGCGATCTCGCTCGCGCGCTTTCGCGCTGCAGACCTCACTATCTCCACGAAACCCGACCGTACACACGTCACTGACGCCGACCTCGCCGTCGAGGAGGCGCTGCGGGGGCTTCTCACTGTCGAGCGGCCTGACGATGGCATCCTCGGTGAAGAGTTCGGCACCGAGGGAAGCACTCGTCGTCAGTGGATCATCGATCCGATCGATGGAACAGCGAATTTTCTGCGTGGTGTGCCCAATTGGGCGACGCTGATCGCTCTCGCCATCGACGGCACGCCCGTCGTGGGTGTCGCGAGCGCCCCCGCCTTCCGCCGACGGTGGTGGGCTGCGCGCGGCAGCGGCGCCTGGCTGGCCGAAAACGAGACTGAGCCGCGCCGCCTGTCGGTCTCCGGCGTCGCCGACCTCGGCGACGCCTCGCTGAGTTTTCAGAGTATAGGCCAGTGGCGCGACGCCGGTTATCTTGACTCGCTCCTCGATCTTTCGGGCGCCGTTTGGCGAGATCGCGCGTACGGCGACATGTGGTCGTACGGTCTCCTCGCAGAGGGGCTTGTCGACGTCGTCGCAGAATTCGACGTAAAGGAGTACGACATCGCGCCATTTGCCGTGATCGTCGAAGAGGCGGGCGGACGCTTCAGCGCGATCGACGGCAGCGAGAGCATCTCACAGCGCAGCAGTCTCGCGACCAATGGGCTGCTTCACGAGGCTGTCGTTGCCCGAATCGAGCACTCTCATACCGGGTCCTGA
- a CDS encoding helix-turn-helix transcriptional regulator — MSPLQNTVPDDESMLDTLTIGRRIRKLRLEQGMTVESLGAKISRAASQISVIENGKRELKLVELHKLARALGTTLDGLLQPEPLSRRDELEIALERVQRGPLYQSLHLPPLPIRKGLSDAAIETILRLHGELEQLHTQRAATPEEARRANTELRAEQRQRDNYYENLERIAADLLSAIGHSGGPLSQRATAELSAHLGFTLHYVADLPVTTRSITDHRHHRIYLPVRQTGTDPRSALLQAIAAYVLGQPEPQDYGDLLRQRVETNYLAGALLVPEMSAVDFLSRAKNARELSVEDLRDHFAVGYETAAHRFTNLATRHLDIPVHFLKVHSSGVISKAYQNDDVQFPADPLGSVEGQRVCRWWSARQVFDVEDRLSPYQQFTDKPVGTYWCTSSIQSAPNGDFSVSVGTQFAHVKWFRGRDTRRRLTSRCPDPTCCREPSRDSSTYWNGQAWPSARLNSSLLAAMPDGSTSGIDKVDVYEFLDRHASTHSTRD; from the coding sequence ATGAGCCCGCTGCAGAACACCGTGCCCGACGACGAGAGCATGCTTGACACGCTGACCATCGGCAGGCGCATCCGGAAGCTGCGTCTGGAACAGGGCATGACTGTGGAATCCCTCGGGGCCAAGATCAGCCGGGCCGCATCGCAGATCTCGGTCATCGAGAACGGAAAGCGCGAGCTGAAGCTCGTCGAACTCCATAAGCTCGCTCGTGCGCTGGGGACGACGCTAGACGGCCTCCTTCAGCCAGAGCCGCTGTCGCGCCGCGACGAGCTCGAGATCGCACTTGAGCGGGTGCAGCGGGGTCCGCTCTACCAATCACTGCACCTTCCCCCGCTTCCCATTCGCAAAGGCCTCAGCGACGCCGCGATCGAGACGATTCTTCGCCTTCATGGCGAGCTGGAGCAGCTGCATACCCAACGGGCGGCGACGCCGGAGGAGGCTCGGCGAGCGAATACGGAGCTTCGGGCGGAGCAGAGGCAGCGCGACAACTACTACGAGAATCTTGAGCGAATCGCCGCTGACCTGCTCTCAGCGATCGGGCACAGCGGCGGTCCGCTGTCGCAGCGGGCAACGGCGGAGCTCTCGGCGCATCTCGGATTCACCCTTCACTACGTGGCAGATCTGCCCGTCACCACGCGAAGCATCACGGATCATCGTCACCATCGCATCTACCTGCCCGTGCGTCAGACGGGCACCGACCCGCGGTCGGCTCTGCTCCAGGCGATCGCGGCCTATGTTCTCGGGCAGCCCGAACCGCAGGACTACGGCGATTTGCTGCGACAGCGCGTTGAGACGAATTATCTTGCCGGCGCCCTTCTCGTGCCCGAGATGAGCGCTGTCGATTTTCTCTCACGAGCGAAGAACGCGCGTGAGCTCTCTGTCGAGGATCTTCGGGATCATTTCGCTGTCGGATATGAGACTGCTGCGCATCGGTTCACGAACCTGGCGACGCGGCACCTCGATATTCCCGTTCACTTTCTCAAGGTGCACTCGAGTGGTGTCATTTCGAAGGCGTATCAGAACGACGACGTGCAGTTCCCTGCGGATCCCCTGGGTTCCGTCGAGGGCCAGCGCGTGTGCCGCTGGTGGAGCGCGCGCCAGGTGTTCGATGTCGAGGATCGTCTCAGCCCTTACCAGCAGTTCACGGATAAGCCGGTCGGCACGTACTGGTGCACGTCGAGTATCCAGTCGGCGCCCAACGGTGACTTCTCCGTGAGTGTCGGCACGCAGTTTGCTCACGTCAAGTGGTTCAGAGGCAGAGACACGCGTCGACGTCTCACCTCCCGTTGCCCCGATCCGACGTGCTGCCGGGAGCCCTCGCGGGACTCATCGACTTACTGGAATGGCCAGGCGTGGCCGAGCGCTCGTTTGAACTCGTCGCTGCTTGCCGCAATGCCCGACGGCTCGACCAGCGGCATCGACAAGGTAGATGTCTACGAGTTCCTTGACCGTCACGCCAGCACTCACAGCACGCGCGACTGA